The Streptomyces sp. 11x1 genomic sequence GGACCGGCCGTCGCCGAAGTCTTCCCCGAAGACGACGAAGCACCGCCCCGGCCCGTCACCTGCCCCCCGGACTTCCCGCCCCCACCACTCTTGGACGCGCCCGTCCCGGCCCCCGCGCCCGCGCCCGCGCCCGCGCCAACGGTGGCCCGCGGTGTGGAGGAACGCCCGCCCGGACCTACGGTCCCAGCACTGCCGCCAGGGGACGGCGAAGCCGAACCGACAGCACCGTAGACGCCCCCGTCCTGGGAACCCAACACCGTACCCGGCGTCGCACCGGGCGGAACCGCACGAGCATCCTCACCGTCACCACCCACCAGAAACGGCACCGCCATCAACAACACCCCCACAATGGCCGCCCCGGCCAACAGACTCTTGTGCGGCCGCCCCGGCGGAGCCACCGGCTCGGCCTCAGCCATGCCCTCCGGCCCTTCCGCCTCCCCCACAGCAACAACGGCGGCGCTCTCCGGCTCCGCCCCGCCCCCCTCGGAGACGGCAGCGGTGGCACCTGCCACGCCCGGCTCCCGCACCGCTCCAGCCACCGGAGAGCCGGAGTCCGGCTCTCCGGTGGCCGACCGCGCCACACCCCCGGCAGACGGCACACTCCCGGCCGTTCCTCCAGCGGCGCTCGCCTCGCCGACGACGGCGGCCCCTTCAGCAGCCGGCAAACCCACGGACCGTGCCGACCCGGGCGCCGTGGCAACCGCTTCCGGTTCCGGTTCCGCAGCCTGGGAGGGTGCCTGCCGAGGGCCCTGAGCCTCTGATGCGCTCATGGTGTCCTTTCCAAACGATCGATGAGGGGGGGGTGAGTGGTGTTCCAGCCGCCCGGCACCGCCCCGGGACGCCTTGTGGGGCGTACCACGTGACAGGGCGGTCTCTGCGGGTGTGAGCGGCCGGTGGTCCGCAGCGGGCGGGGCACACGGCCCCGCCGCGCCAACGGGAATCGGTGTACAGCCAGGACATGGCTCCTAAGGCAGCCGGCCGTCCTTCTTTTGCGCGGTCAGCCGGGCGAAGTCCTCCCGCACCGCCTCGGGGAAGAGTTCCGGACGCTTGCGCAACAGGTTCGCGAGGTCCGCCGAGGTGAGTGCCAGATCGCGCAGCGGCACTTCGGTGTCGGGCGCGAGCTCCCAGGTGGCGGTGGCCGACCGCGAGTAGCCCATGCCTTCCACGTCATCGCGTCGCACATGGGTGTCCAGCACGTCCCGGGAGTCGAGCAGCGCGCGGAACTGCGCACCGAAGTCCTGTACAGCCGCGCTCTGTTCCGTCGAGGACCTTTCGGCGGAGCCGTCCACGGCTCCTGGGACGTCGTTCGTCGGCCGCTCGCTCTGCCCGGTGTCCGGGGCCTGGCGGCGGCTTCGGGGGAGCGAGATCTGCGAAGGATCCGCCCAGACGAGACGGGTGTTGACGTCGTCGGGACGGAACCGCAGCAGCGGCTCGCCACCGGGCTGGTGGGAGTGCAGGATCTTCTGGAACACCTTCTCGCTGAACGGCGACCTGGGTTCCGCCCAGTACATGTGCGGCCCGTGCTCGACGCCCATGTCGTTGGCGCGCATCTCACCGACGACCCGGTCGTACGACCGGGGAGTCAGCTTCGAACCGCCCGGAGTCGAGAGGTCGAAGGTGTCGTGATCACCCGTGATCGGCCGTTCGACCCCCGCGCCGTCACGACGGTAGACGAGACCGTCCTTGACGGCGAAAGTGCCCTCGTCCTTCAGCCGTGCCATGGTCGGCGCCAGGTCCGCGAACTCGTCCAACCGCTGGTCGTAGCGCTCCTTGACACGATCCCACGACTCATCGTCCATGTCGGAGGGACGCTCGGGCAGGTGCGGCTCGAAGTAGCCGACCAGGCCGACGTCCTGGAGCCTGGCGCCGAGACGAACGTCCACTTCGTTGATCGTCTTCGCCTTGATCTTCAAGGGCTTGGGCAGCGCCCCCCTGGCCAGCCAATGGGGCGCGGCGGGATTCGTAGGCCGGACATCGATCACCAGACCGCGC encodes the following:
- a CDS encoding ricin-type beta-trefoil lectin domain protein gives rise to the protein MSASEAQGPRQAPSQAAEPEPEAVATAPGSARSVGLPAAEGAAVVGEASAAGGTAGSVPSAGGVARSATGEPDSGSPVAGAVREPGVAGATAAVSEGGGAEPESAAVVAVGEAEGPEGMAEAEPVAPPGRPHKSLLAGAAIVGVLLMAVPFLVGGDGEDARAVPPGATPGTVLGSQDGGVYGAVGSASPSPGGSAGTVGPGGRSSTPRATVGAGAGAGAGAGTGASKSGGGGKSGGQVTGRGGASSSSGKTSATAGPTSGTKSPTGTKKKKPGGSSGSTQVARVSVRSHATGRCIDVTGAGGDGTPLQIWDCNGSAQQSWRFMSDGTVRALGLCMDVAWGATGNGAVIQLATCSGNPAQQFRLNSAHDLVNPRADKCVDVKDRQTGNGTRLQLWDCNGRDHQKWSRG